From the genome of Vicia villosa cultivar HV-30 ecotype Madison, WI linkage group LG2, Vvil1.0, whole genome shotgun sequence, one region includes:
- the LOC131652058 gene encoding thioredoxin H1, translating into MAGSSEEGQVISCHSVDAWNDVLHRGNESKKLIVVDFTASWCGPCRFISPFLAELAKKFTNVIFLKVDVDELKSVAQDWAVEAMPTFVFVKEGTILGKVVGAKKEELQQTIERHVASSNA; encoded by the exons ATGGCAGGTTCATCAGAAGAGGGACAAGTTATCAGCTGTCACAGCGTTGATGCATGGAACGATGTCCTTCACAGAGGCAATGAATCCAAGAAACTG ATCGTTGTGGACTTTACTGCTTCTTGGTGTGGACCATGCCGTTTCATTTCACCATTCCTTGCTGAGCTAGCTAAGAAGTTCACAAATGTCATATTCCTTAAGGTGGATGTGGATGAATTAAAG TCTGTTGCTCAAGATTGGGCTGTTGAGGCTATGCCAACATTTGTGTTTGTGAAAGAAGGAACCATTTTGGGCAAAGTGGTTGGAGCAAAGAAAGAAGAACTCCAGCAGACAATTGAGAGACATGTGGCTTCATCCAATGCTTAA